A segment of the Bdellovibrio bacteriovorus genome:
TCATCAATAAAATGATGATCCAAGGTAGAAAAGCAACTTCTCAAAAGTTGTTCTACGGTGCTTTGAAAGAGCTTGAAGGTAAAGTTCAAGGTGAAGAGCCTTTGGCAGTCTTCAAAAAAGCTCTTGAGAACGTTAAACCTTCTATCGAAGTTCGCTCCCGCCGTGTAGGTGGTGCTACTTACCAAGTTCCAGTAGATGTTCGTCCATCCCGTCGTTTGGCTTTGGCTATGCGTTGGTTGGTTGAGTACTCTCGCGAGCGCGGTGAGAAAGACATGGCGAAACGTTTGGCTGGCGAATTCTTGGACGCGTACAATAATAGAGGAAATGCTATTAAGAAGAAAGACGACGTTCACAGAATGGCTGAATCCAACAAGGCATTCTCTCACTACAATTGGTAATCTGTTCAGATGTCAGCTAAAGATCCTAAAGTTGTAGCTGATCTCAAGTACACTCGTAATATCGGCATCATGGCTCACATCGATGCCGGTAAGACGACCACCACCGAACGCATTCTTTACTATACAGGTAAAAGTCATAAAATCGGCGAGGTCCATGATGGTGATGCCACCATGGACTGGATGGTTCAAGAGCAAGAGCGCGGTATCACTATCACCTCTGCTGCGACCATGGCGTTCTGGAAAGATCACAGAATCAACATCATCGATACTCCGGGCCACGTTGACTTCACGATTGAAGTTGAGCGTTCCTTGCGTGTATTGGATGGCGCGATCGCTGTTTTCGACGGTGTGAATGGGGTTGAACCTCAGTCCGAAACCGTCTGGAAACAAGCCGACAAATATAAAGTTCCCCGCATTTGCTTCGTAAATAAAATGGACCGTGTTGGTGCTGACTTCGTGATGTCTTTCGGGACGATCAAGGAAAAGCTGAACGCGAACCCAATCCCAGTGCAGGTACCAATCGGCATGGAAGACACCTTCCGTGGTGTTGTCGATCTTTTGGAAAACCGCGCTTACATGTGGGATCAGTCCGGAATGGGTGACCATTTCGAAGTTACCGATGTTCCCAATGACATGAAAGAGGAAGTAAACCGCTTCCGCACTGAAGTCGTTGAGAAGATCGTTGAATTTGAAGACGAACTTCTTGAGAAATATCTCAATGGAGAAGAAGTCACCGTGCCAGAGCTTAAACGGGCTTTGCGCAAAGGGACTCTTGAGCTGAAAGCCTTCCCGGTATTCTGTGGAGCCGCTTTCAAAAACAAAGGCGTTCAGCCTTTGTTGGATGGGGTCATTGACTACCTTCCGTCGCCTCTGGAGGTGCCTGCAATTGTGGGTCACGATCCTGAGCGTCCTGATAAAGAAATCATCTGTAAAACTGAATTCGATGCTCACGCGGCTGCATTGGCGTTTAAAATTGCCAATGATCCGTTTGCCGGCACTTTGACTTATATCCGTGTTTATTCCGGTGAGGTGAAGGTCGGGGAGCAGCTTTTGAATCCGCGCACTCAGAAAAAAGAGCGCATCCAGAAGTTGGTGAAAATGCATGCGAATTCCCGTGAAGAAATCAACAGCCTGAAGGCGGGTGATATCGGCGCGGTTATCGGTCTTAAGTTCACAGGCACAGGGGATACTCTGTGCGAAAGCTCTCATGCTGTGGTTCTTGAGGCGATCACATTCCCAGAGCCGGTTATTTCCGTGGCGGTGGAAGCGAAGTCTTCTGCGGACCAGGAAAAGATGTTGGCTGGCCTGGCTAAACTTGAAAAAGAAGATCCATCCTGCCGTCTGCGCACGGATCCGGAAACGGGGCAAATCCTGCTTTCTGGCATGGGTGAATTGCATTTGGAAATTCTTGTGGATCGTTTGCTTCGTGAGCATAAGATCCAGGCCAATGTGGGTAAGCCGCAGGTTTCCTATCGTGAAACCATCACGGCGGCAGCCAAGGCGGAACACGTCTACGAACGTGAGATCGCTGGCGAAGCTCACTTTGCCAAAGTCTCCCTTTCCATCGAGCCTATTTCTCAGGCGGATGGCATCCAGTTCATCAGTAAAGTGGCTGTGTCTAAAGAATTTACAGCCCCGATGTTGAAGGCCGTTGAATCGGGCTTCCGTGAGGCTTCCGAGGTCGGTCCTTTGGCAAGCTGTTCGATGCTGGGTATTAAGGGGACCTTAAATTCGATTGAAGTTCGTCCGGATTCATCCAGCGAGATGGCCTTTAAAGCGGCTGCTTCCCTGGCATTCCGGGACGCAGTTAAGGCAGCCTCTGTAGAGCTTTTGGAGCCTATCTTTAAGCTTGAGGTGACTTGCCCGGATGACTTCGTAGGAAACATCGTGGGTGATCTGAATTCCCGTCGTGGAAAGATTCTCACAATGAATGTGAAGCAGGGTGGTGGGCAGGTTATTTCGGCCGAAGCCCCTCTGGCGAGTCTGTTTGGTTATGCTACGGATGTCCGCAGTTTGAGCCAAGGCAGAGCCAGCTTCAGTATGGAATTTTTGGAATATGCCATTGTGCCTGCGAAGGTAAAAACGGACATTCTCCATAAAATGGGAAGATATTAAAAAAAATAATATTTCCCTTTGACATTAGATTTCAAAGTGCGCATACTCGCGCACTCATAGCGTCTATATCTACAAAAAACCCCCCGCGTTGAAGGCGATTCAGGCCGCAAGGGCTAATTCGGGGCAAGTTTTCGATGGGATCAGGACGTTGATTGTTAACAAATTTGCTAGTAATTACGATACTTTATAAAAGAGAAGAGTGTCCATATGCAAAGTCAGAAGATTAGAATCAGATTGAAGGCATTCGATCATAAACTGCTTGACCAGTCGACGAAAGAAATCGTTGAGACTGCTCGTCGTACAGGCGCTAAAGTTGCGGGTCCAATTCCCTTGCCTACTCGCATCAACCGCTACACTGTATTGCGTTCTCCGCACGTAGATAAAAAATCTCGTGAACAATTCGAAGTGAGAACTCACAAGCGTATGCTCGATATTTTAGAACCAACTCAACAGACAGTAGATCAGCTTATGAAGCTGGATCTTTCTGCTGGTGTAGATGTTGAAATCAAACTTTCTGCGGTTTAGAGGTAAGACGTGAGCGAAACTACAGAAACTCAAAATACTGCAGGTCTTAAATTGAACGGCCTGTTTGCCTTCAAAGAAGGTATGGCTACTATCTATAACGAGAACGGCGAAGCTGTTCCTGTTACTGTTCTTCGTTACGAGCCTTGGTTTGTTTCTCAAATCAAAACTAACGAAGCAGATGGTTACGAAGCTATTCAGGTAGCTTGCCACCCTAAAAAAGCTAAAAACTCCAACAAAGCAGAAAAAGGTCACCTTGAAAAAGCTGGCTTCGAAAATGGCGCTCAGTTCGTAAAAGAACTTCGTCAAGCTGCTCCAGAAGGTACTGTTGTTGGCGCGCAAATCTCTATCGACAGCTTGGCTAAAGGTGATTTCGTAAAAATCACTTCCAAGTCTAAAGGTAAAGGTTTCGCCGGTTCCGTGAAGCGTTGGGGCTTCGCAGGTGGTCCTGCATCCCACGGTTCTAAATTCCACCGTCGTCCGGGTTCTTCTGGTAACAGAACATGGCCAGGTCGCGTAATGCCGGGTAAGAAATTCCCAGGTCATTTGGGTGCTGAAACTGTCACTGTTAAGAACGTAGAAGTTGTTCAGATCATCGCTGAAGAAAACGTTCTGATGGTAAAAGGGCCAGTTCCAGGTGCTAGAAACACTTTGGTTAAGTTGGTGAGAGAATAGTATGGCTACAGTAAATGTATTGAACTGGAAAAAAGAAAAAGTTGGCTCCGTTGAGCTTGCTGCTGACGTGTTCGAAACTCCTGTTAAAAAGGAAGTTCTTCACACAGTAGTTCAATGGCAATTGGCGGCTCGTCGTCAAGGCACTCACATGACTAAGACCAAAGGTCTTGTGTCTGGTGGTGGTAAAAAGCCGTTTAAACAAAAAGGTACTGGTGGAGCTCGTCAAGGTTCCAGCCGTTCTATCTTGATGCCTGGTGGTGGTACCGCTTTCGGTCCTCAACCTCGCAGCTACGCTTTCGTTCTGCCTAAAAAAGTTCGTCGTTTGGGTCTGAGCATGGCACTTTCTCACCTTCAAAAAGAAGGCAAACTGTTCATCGTGGACAGCATGGCTTCTGAAGGTAAAACTGCTGAGCTTAACAAACGTTTGCAAGCTTTCGGTTTGAAAAAAGCTGTATTGGTTGACTCTGTAGTTGATGACAAATTCAACCGTGCTTCCAAGAATCTTCCAACATTCAAATACTTCCCAGTTGAAGGTTTGAACGTGTTTGATCTATTGAAGTACGACGCTGCTGTTATCACTAAAGATTCTGTGGCTAAAATCGTAGATCGTTGTTCATTGGAGAAGGCGTAATGAAACAAGTAATTAAAGCCCCTCTCATTACTGAGAAAAATACTTATCACAACGCTGCTGGCGTATACGTTTTCGAAGTGGACCTGAAGTCCTCTAAAACTGACGTTAAAGCTGCTGTTGAGAAAAACTTTAAAGTTAAAGTTGATAGCGTTAGAACTAGCGTCTGCCGCGGTCACTCTAAGCAAACTAAATTCGGTCTAACCAAGGTCGCTTACTGGAAGAAAGCTTACGTTAAGCTTGCTGAAGGTGAGAAGATCGCTCTTTTTGAGGGAGTATAAAGATGGGTATTAAAACATTTGCCCCACGCTCTCATGGTCGCAGAGGAATGACTGGTTTCGATTTCAAAGAAATCACTAAGACTACTCCAGAGAAGTCTTTGCTAGCTCCTCTTAAGAAACAAGCTGCGCGTAACAATCACGGTCAAATCACTATTCGTCACCAAGGTGGCGGTCATAAGAGAAAATACCGTTTGGTTGATTTCAAGCGTAACAAACTTGAAGTATCCGCAAAAGTTATCGCGATCGAGTACGATCCGAACAGAACTTGCCGTATTGCTCTGATCTCCTACGTTGATGGTGCTAAGGCTTATATCCTTGCTCCAGTAGGTTTGAATGTTGGCGATACTGTTATCTCTTCTGATAAAGCCGATATCAAACCAGGTAACTCCCTGACTTTGGGTGCTATCCCTGTTGGTACTGTTATTCACAATATCGAATTGCGTCCAGGCAAAGGTGGTCAAATCTGCCGTGGTGCTGGTGCAAGCGCGACTCTTGCTGGTAAAGGCGACAAGTACTGCCAAGTACGTATGCCATCTGGTGAGTTGAAACAAGTGTTGACAGTTTGCCGTGCTTCTATCGGTCAAGTTGGTAACACTGACAATGAAAACATCAATCTAGGTAAAGCAGGTCGCTCTCGTTGGAGAGGTATCCGTCCTTCTGTACGTGGTATGCACATGAATCCAGTTGATCACCCACTCGGTGGTGGTGAAGGCGTTGGTAAAGGGCATCACCCAGTAACTCCTTGGGGTCAACCTTGTAAGGGGTTCAAAACTAGAAACAATAAGAGAACCAACTCTTCAATCATCAAGAGACGTAAGTAGGAGTAAAAGGTGGCACGCTCAATTAAAAAAGGTCCATTCGTCGATACTCATGTTCAGAAGAAAATCGACAATGCACTTGAGAAAAATGATAAAAAAGTTATTAAAACTTGGTCTCGCCGCTCAACAATTCTTCCAGAGACAATTGGACTGACATTCGCAGTTCATAACGGAAGAAAGTTCGTTCCTGTGTACATCACAGAGAACATGATTGGTCACAAACTCGGTGAGTTTGCTCCAACCAGAACTTTCCATGGTCACGCTGAGAAGAAAGCCGCTGCTCCTGCTGCGAAGAAGTAATAGAGGTTTATTATGGAAGTTAAAGCAAGCTTGAAATATGCAAGAGTTGGCGCTCAGAAAGCAAGATTGGTTGCTGACCTGGTTCGCGGTAAAGACGTGAACGAGGCAGTTAAAACCCTTACTTTCCTGAACAAAAAAACTGCAGGTATGGTAAAAAAGCTAATCGAATCAGCTGTTGCCAATGCTGAATACAAAAAGGTTATGGATGTAGACAGCCTTTATGTTAAAGCTATCTGGGTTGATCAAGGTCCAGTTCTTAAAAGATTCCGTCCTCGTGCACAAGGTCGCGCGTTCGGTGTTCGTAAGAAGACCAGCCACATTAACGTAGTACTCGAGGAGAAATAGTCGTGGGTCAGAAGGTTAATCCAATTGGTCTAAGAGTCGGTGTTATCAGAACTTGGGATTCTCGCTGGTATGCGAAGGGTCAACAATATTTTGAAAATCTCCACGAAGACATCCGTTTGAGAAAGTTCCTTAAGGACAAACTTAAGAACGCGGGTGTTGCGAAAATTGAAATGGAACGTGCTGCGAAGAAGATTAAAATCATCATCTCCACAGCTCGCCCAGGTGTTGTTATTGGTAAAAAAGGTAGTGGTATTGACGCTCTTAAAGCGGAAGTTCAAAAACTTACACCCAACGAAGTTTTCCTGAGCATCCAAGAAGTGCGCAAACCAGACCTCGATGCTCAGCTCGTTGCTGAGAGCATTGCTCAACAACTTGAGAAACGTATCTCTTGGAGAAGAGCTCTTAAAAAATCTATTGCAGCTGCGATCAAAGGCGGCGTGAGAGGTATCAAGATCCGTGTTTCCGGTCGTCTTGATGGTGCAGAGATTGCCCGTTCTGAGTGGTACAATGAGAAGAGCGTTCCTCTTCATACATTGCGCGCTGATATCGACTACGGTACAGCAGAAGCTCTAACAGCATACGGTATCATCGGCCTGAAAGTATGGATCTATAAAGGCGATATCTTATCTGCTCGCGAAGTTGAGGAGGCAGGTCGTGTTAAGTCCTAAAAGAGTAAAATGGCGTAAACAATTTGTAGGCCGCGCTACTGGTTTTGCAGTAAGAGGCGCTAACCTTGATTTCGGAGACTACGGTCTTCAGGCAATCGAGGAAGGTCGTCTGAC
Coding sequences within it:
- the rpsG gene encoding 30S ribosomal protein S7, with amino-acid sequence MSRRKKTFKREIIPDPVFKDLVIAKFINKMMIQGRKATSQKLFYGALKELEGKVQGEEPLAVFKKALENVKPSIEVRSRRVGGATYQVPVDVRPSRRLALAMRWLVEYSRERGEKDMAKRLAGEFLDAYNNRGNAIKKKDDVHRMAESNKAFSHYNW
- the fusA gene encoding elongation factor G — translated: MSAKDPKVVADLKYTRNIGIMAHIDAGKTTTTERILYYTGKSHKIGEVHDGDATMDWMVQEQERGITITSAATMAFWKDHRINIIDTPGHVDFTIEVERSLRVLDGAIAVFDGVNGVEPQSETVWKQADKYKVPRICFVNKMDRVGADFVMSFGTIKEKLNANPIPVQVPIGMEDTFRGVVDLLENRAYMWDQSGMGDHFEVTDVPNDMKEEVNRFRTEVVEKIVEFEDELLEKYLNGEEVTVPELKRALRKGTLELKAFPVFCGAAFKNKGVQPLLDGVIDYLPSPLEVPAIVGHDPERPDKEIICKTEFDAHAAALAFKIANDPFAGTLTYIRVYSGEVKVGEQLLNPRTQKKERIQKLVKMHANSREEINSLKAGDIGAVIGLKFTGTGDTLCESSHAVVLEAITFPEPVISVAVEAKSSADQEKMLAGLAKLEKEDPSCRLRTDPETGQILLSGMGELHLEILVDRLLREHKIQANVGKPQVSYRETITAAAKAEHVYEREIAGEAHFAKVSLSIEPISQADGIQFISKVAVSKEFTAPMLKAVESGFREASEVGPLASCSMLGIKGTLNSIEVRPDSSSEMAFKAAASLAFRDAVKAASVELLEPIFKLEVTCPDDFVGNIVGDLNSRRGKILTMNVKQGGGQVISAEAPLASLFGYATDVRSLSQGRASFSMEFLEYAIVPAKVKTDILHKMGRY
- the rpsJ gene encoding 30S ribosomal protein S10, whose translation is MQSQKIRIRLKAFDHKLLDQSTKEIVETARRTGAKVAGPIPLPTRINRYTVLRSPHVDKKSREQFEVRTHKRMLDILEPTQQTVDQLMKLDLSAGVDVEIKLSAV
- the rplC gene encoding 50S ribosomal protein L3, which codes for MSETTETQNTAGLKLNGLFAFKEGMATIYNENGEAVPVTVLRYEPWFVSQIKTNEADGYEAIQVACHPKKAKNSNKAEKGHLEKAGFENGAQFVKELRQAAPEGTVVGAQISIDSLAKGDFVKITSKSKGKGFAGSVKRWGFAGGPASHGSKFHRRPGSSGNRTWPGRVMPGKKFPGHLGAETVTVKNVEVVQIIAEENVLMVKGPVPGARNTLVKLVRE
- the rplD gene encoding 50S ribosomal protein L4, with amino-acid sequence MATVNVLNWKKEKVGSVELAADVFETPVKKEVLHTVVQWQLAARRQGTHMTKTKGLVSGGGKKPFKQKGTGGARQGSSRSILMPGGGTAFGPQPRSYAFVLPKKVRRLGLSMALSHLQKEGKLFIVDSMASEGKTAELNKRLQAFGLKKAVLVDSVVDDKFNRASKNLPTFKYFPVEGLNVFDLLKYDAAVITKDSVAKIVDRCSLEKA
- the rplW gene encoding 50S ribosomal protein L23, coding for MKQVIKAPLITEKNTYHNAAGVYVFEVDLKSSKTDVKAAVEKNFKVKVDSVRTSVCRGHSKQTKFGLTKVAYWKKAYVKLAEGEKIALFEGV
- the rplB gene encoding 50S ribosomal protein L2, yielding MGIKTFAPRSHGRRGMTGFDFKEITKTTPEKSLLAPLKKQAARNNHGQITIRHQGGGHKRKYRLVDFKRNKLEVSAKVIAIEYDPNRTCRIALISYVDGAKAYILAPVGLNVGDTVISSDKADIKPGNSLTLGAIPVGTVIHNIELRPGKGGQICRGAGASATLAGKGDKYCQVRMPSGELKQVLTVCRASIGQVGNTDNENINLGKAGRSRWRGIRPSVRGMHMNPVDHPLGGGEGVGKGHHPVTPWGQPCKGFKTRNNKRTNSSIIKRRK
- the rpsS gene encoding 30S ribosomal protein S19; amino-acid sequence: MARSIKKGPFVDTHVQKKIDNALEKNDKKVIKTWSRRSTILPETIGLTFAVHNGRKFVPVYITENMIGHKLGEFAPTRTFHGHAEKKAAAPAAKK
- the rplV gene encoding 50S ribosomal protein L22 gives rise to the protein MEVKASLKYARVGAQKARLVADLVRGKDVNEAVKTLTFLNKKTAGMVKKLIESAVANAEYKKVMDVDSLYVKAIWVDQGPVLKRFRPRAQGRAFGVRKKTSHINVVLEEK
- the rpsC gene encoding 30S ribosomal protein S3 encodes the protein MGQKVNPIGLRVGVIRTWDSRWYAKGQQYFENLHEDIRLRKFLKDKLKNAGVAKIEMERAAKKIKIIISTARPGVVIGKKGSGIDALKAEVQKLTPNEVFLSIQEVRKPDLDAQLVAESIAQQLEKRISWRRALKKSIAAAIKGGVRGIKIRVSGRLDGAEIARSEWYNEKSVPLHTLRADIDYGTAEALTAYGIIGLKVWIYKGDILSAREVEEAGRVKS